The proteins below come from a single Zea mays cultivar B73 chromosome 8, Zm-B73-REFERENCE-NAM-5.0, whole genome shotgun sequence genomic window:
- the LOC103636149 gene encoding protein VACUOLELESS1 isoform X1, which produces MSSSVSIAAEWDLLSDRFYRRLTLYSPLPWSTPAAAGATSSSSGVSGAVIGRLDLSTHIVAAAPFGGPIAAVRDDSKIVQLHSEPSRRRVLLFSSSGHPIASAPWPPLLPRLHSLGFSSSLSLLALLSDGSLLRFRLPDLQPSPCSSPVPLLPPASGGVADALFWGGGVAILTEDNRVVVATDIEVDDPHPRHLADPGIGDEEHVLCMAVVEAQFVMSGSPEVLLAVGDRVIAVDEDGVQVLGEELEIGPVQKMAVSPNGKLLAAFAHDGRLLVIPTDFSRIIFEYECESALPPEQIAWCGLDSVLVYWPEVLLMVGPNGDPVQYNYDEPIKLIPECDGVRILSNSSMEFLHRVSDSTTSIFGIGSMSPAALLYDARDHYDRQSAKAYDNYQLISSSLPEAIEACIDAAGHEFDVSRQRTLLRAATYGLAFCSRFPHERFQEMCKMLRVLNAVRDPEIGMPLTIHQYKLLTTSVLIGRLINANQHLLALRISEYLNLNPEVVIMHWACEKITASTTLPDTVLLDGLLDKLRLCKGISYAAVAAHADNSGRRRLAAMLVDHESQSSKQIPLLLSIDEQDKALSKAIESGDTDLVYLVLFHIWQKVAVEKKAPLDFFGVINARPVARDLFMAYARHSKHEELKDFFLSTGRLQDAAFLLLKESWELEKNPMASKGSPLHGPQVRLIEQAHRLFAETKEHVFESKASEEHAKLLRSQHELEVSTKQPIFVGSSVSDTIKTCIAMGNERAALRVKSEFKVPDKRWYWLKTCALATVGNWDGLEKFSREKRPPGGYKPFVEACIDAGQKNEAVKYIPKLTDPRERSEAYARMGMAKEAQDAASQAKDSDELFGRLKITLAQSSAAASIFDTLRDRLSFQGAY; this is translated from the exons ATGTCCTCCTCCGTATCCATTGCGGCAGAGTGGGATCTCCTCTCCGATCGCTTCTACCGCCGGCTCACACTCTACTCACCTCTCCCATGGTCCACCCCAGCCGCGGCCGGCGCGACCTCGTCCTCCTCCGGCGTCAGCGGTGCTGTGATCGGTCGCCTTGACCTGTCCACCCACATCGTCGCCGCCGCGCCCTTTGGAGGCCCGATCGCCGCCGTCCGCGACGACTCTAAGATCGTGCAGCTCCACTCCGAGCCATCCCGCCGCCGCGTCCTCCTCTTCTCCTCCTCCGGCCACCCAATTGCCTCCGCGCCCTGGCCACCCCTTCTCCCACGCCTCCACTCGCTCGGTTTCTCCAGCTCCCTCAGCCTCCTCGCACTTCTCTCCGACGGCTCGCTCCTCCGCTTCCGCCTCCCCGATCTGCAACCCAGCCCTTGCTCCAGTCCCGTTCCCCTGCTCCCGCCGGCCTCCGGCGGCGTCGCCGACGCTCTATTCTGGGGCGGCGGTGTAGCCATCCTCACGGAAGACAACCGCGTCGTGGTGGCCACTGACATCGAGGTCGACGATCCTCACCCCCGTCACCTCGCCGACCCAGGCATCGGTGATGAGGAACATGTTCTGTGTATGGCCGTGGTGGAGGCACAGTTTGTCATGTCAGGGAGCCCAGAAGTGCTGCTTGCTGTTGGCGACCGGGTCATTGCGGTTGACGAGGATGGCGTACAAGTGCTTGGGGAAGAGCTGGAGATTGGACCCGTGCAGAAGATGGCAGTTTCACCCAATGGCAAGCTCCTCGCAGCATTTGCACATGATGGTCGCCTTCTCGTTATTCCCACCGATTTCTCTAGGATCATATTCGAGTATGAGTGCGAA TCTGCATTGCCACCAGAGCAAATAGCTTGGTGTGGACTAGACAGTGTACTCGTCTACTGGCCTGAAGTGCTTTTGATGGTTGGTCCAAATGGAGATCCTGTCCAATACAATTATGATGAACCCATAAAACTGATTCCTGAGTGCGATGGTGTAAGGATCCTATCTAACTCAAGTATGGAATTTCTACACCGAGTCTCAGACTCTACCACGTCAATTTTTGGCATTGGAAGCATGTCCCCAGCGGCATTACTGTATGATGCTCGTGATCACTATGACAGGCAAAGTGCAAAG GCTTATGACAACTATCAATTAATATCATCTTCATTGCCTGAGGCAATTGAGGCTTGCATCGACGCTGCTGGCCATGAGTTTGATGTTTCACGCCAGCGCACATTGCtgagagctgctacatatggcctAGCTTTCTGCAG TCGATTTCCACATGAACGCTTTCAAGAAATGTGCAAAATGTTGAGAGTTCTAAATGCTGTTCGTGATCCTGAGATTGGGATGCCACTGACCATTCATCAGTACAAG CTGCTTACTACATCGGTGCTCATTGGACGTCTCATTAATGCTAATCAGCACCTTTTGGCCCTTCGCATCTCTGAGTACCTTAACCTGAACCCG GAGGTTGTGATAATGCATTGGGCATGTGAGAAGATAACAGCATCAACAACTCTTCCAGATACAGTCCTTCTTGATGGTCTGCTTGATAAG CTCAGGCTATGTAAAGGGATATCATATGCTGCAGTGGCAGCTCATGCAGATAACAGTGGTCGACGAAGGTTGGCTGCAATGCTCGTTGATCATGAGTCACAGTCCTCTAAGCAG ATCCCCTTGTTGCTCAGCATCGATGAACAAGACAAAGCAttatcaaaggcaattgaaagtgGCGATACCGATCTTGTGTACCTTGTGCTATTCCATATTTGGCAGAAGGTAGCTGTAGAGAAG AAAGCTCCTTTGGATTTTTTTGGTGTTATAAATGCAAGGCCTGTGGCTAGAGATTTGTTTATGGCATATGCAAG ACATTCTAAGCATGAAGAATTGAAGGACTTCTTTTTATCGACTGGGAGACTTCAA GATGCCGCCTTTCTTTTGTTGAAGGAATCATGGGAATTGGAGAAGAACCCCATGGCAAGCAAGGGGTCTCCTCTCCATGGTCCACAAGTGAGGCTCATTGAGCAGGCCCATAGACTTTTTGCTGAAACCAAGGAACATGTTTTTGAGTCCAAAGCTTCTGAAGAGCATGCCAAATTGCTAAG ATCACAGCATGAACTTGAAGTTTCCACAAAGCAGCCAATATTTGTGGGTTCTAGTGTTAGTGATACAATAAAAACCTGTATTGCAATGGGAAACGAGCGTGCTGCACTCAGAGTGAAGTCCGAATTCAAG GTTCCTGATAAGAGGTGGTACTGGCTTAAAACGTGCGCTTTAGCCACAGTTGGAAACTGGGATGGTTTGGAAAAATTTTCAAGGGAGAAAAGGCCACCGGGAG GCTATAAACCTTTTGTGGAAGCATGCATTGATGCTGGTCAAAAAAATGAAGCTGTCAAATATATTCCAAAGTTAACAGATCCTCGTGAAAGATCTGAG GCATATGCTCGGATGGGCATGGCGAAGGAGGCCCAAGATGCAGCCTCACAAGCTAAAGATAGTGATGAGCTATTTGGCCGCCTAAAGATTACACTTGCACAGAGCAGTGCTGCCGCCTCCATTTTCGATACATTGCGGGATCGGCTATCCTTTCAAGGAGCATATTGA
- the LOC103636149 gene encoding protein VACUOLELESS1 isoform X2 codes for MSSSVSIAAEWDLLSDRFYRRLTLYSPLPWSTPAAAGATSSSSGVSGAVIGRLDLSTHIVAAAPFGGPIAAVRDDSKIVQLHSEPSRRRVLLFSSSGHPIASAPWPPLLPRLHSLGFSSSLSLLALLSDGSLLRFRLPDLQPSPCSSPVPLLPPASGGVADALFWGGGVAILTEDNRVVVATDIEVDDPHPRHLADPGIGDEEHVLCMAVVEAQFVMSGSPEVLLAVGDRVIAVDEDGVQVLGEELEIGPVQKMAVSPNGKLLAAFAHDGRLLVIPTDFSRIIFEYECESALPPEQIAWCGLDSVLVYWPEVLLMVGPNGDPVQYNYDEPIKLIPECDGVRILSNSSMEFLHRVSDSTTSIFGIGSMSPAALLYDARDHYDRQSAKAYDNYQLISSSLPEAIEACIDAAGHEFDVSRQRTLLRAATYGLAFCSRFPHERFQEMCKMLRVLNAVRDPEIGMPLTIHQYKLLTTSVLIGRLINANQHLLALRISEYLNLNPEVVIMHWACEKITASTTLPDTVLLDGLLDKLRLCKGISYAAVAAHADNSGRRRLAAMLVDHESQSSKQIPLLLSIDEQDKALSKAIESGDTDLVYLVLFHIWQKVAVEKKAPLDFFGVINARPVARDLFMAYARHSKHEELKDFFLSTGRLQDAAFLLLKESWELEKNPMASKGSPLHGPQVRLIEQAHRLFAETKEHVFESKASEEHAKLLRHMLGWAWRRRPKMQPHKLKIVMSYLAA; via the exons ATGTCCTCCTCCGTATCCATTGCGGCAGAGTGGGATCTCCTCTCCGATCGCTTCTACCGCCGGCTCACACTCTACTCACCTCTCCCATGGTCCACCCCAGCCGCGGCCGGCGCGACCTCGTCCTCCTCCGGCGTCAGCGGTGCTGTGATCGGTCGCCTTGACCTGTCCACCCACATCGTCGCCGCCGCGCCCTTTGGAGGCCCGATCGCCGCCGTCCGCGACGACTCTAAGATCGTGCAGCTCCACTCCGAGCCATCCCGCCGCCGCGTCCTCCTCTTCTCCTCCTCCGGCCACCCAATTGCCTCCGCGCCCTGGCCACCCCTTCTCCCACGCCTCCACTCGCTCGGTTTCTCCAGCTCCCTCAGCCTCCTCGCACTTCTCTCCGACGGCTCGCTCCTCCGCTTCCGCCTCCCCGATCTGCAACCCAGCCCTTGCTCCAGTCCCGTTCCCCTGCTCCCGCCGGCCTCCGGCGGCGTCGCCGACGCTCTATTCTGGGGCGGCGGTGTAGCCATCCTCACGGAAGACAACCGCGTCGTGGTGGCCACTGACATCGAGGTCGACGATCCTCACCCCCGTCACCTCGCCGACCCAGGCATCGGTGATGAGGAACATGTTCTGTGTATGGCCGTGGTGGAGGCACAGTTTGTCATGTCAGGGAGCCCAGAAGTGCTGCTTGCTGTTGGCGACCGGGTCATTGCGGTTGACGAGGATGGCGTACAAGTGCTTGGGGAAGAGCTGGAGATTGGACCCGTGCAGAAGATGGCAGTTTCACCCAATGGCAAGCTCCTCGCAGCATTTGCACATGATGGTCGCCTTCTCGTTATTCCCACCGATTTCTCTAGGATCATATTCGAGTATGAGTGCGAA TCTGCATTGCCACCAGAGCAAATAGCTTGGTGTGGACTAGACAGTGTACTCGTCTACTGGCCTGAAGTGCTTTTGATGGTTGGTCCAAATGGAGATCCTGTCCAATACAATTATGATGAACCCATAAAACTGATTCCTGAGTGCGATGGTGTAAGGATCCTATCTAACTCAAGTATGGAATTTCTACACCGAGTCTCAGACTCTACCACGTCAATTTTTGGCATTGGAAGCATGTCCCCAGCGGCATTACTGTATGATGCTCGTGATCACTATGACAGGCAAAGTGCAAAG GCTTATGACAACTATCAATTAATATCATCTTCATTGCCTGAGGCAATTGAGGCTTGCATCGACGCTGCTGGCCATGAGTTTGATGTTTCACGCCAGCGCACATTGCtgagagctgctacatatggcctAGCTTTCTGCAG TCGATTTCCACATGAACGCTTTCAAGAAATGTGCAAAATGTTGAGAGTTCTAAATGCTGTTCGTGATCCTGAGATTGGGATGCCACTGACCATTCATCAGTACAAG CTGCTTACTACATCGGTGCTCATTGGACGTCTCATTAATGCTAATCAGCACCTTTTGGCCCTTCGCATCTCTGAGTACCTTAACCTGAACCCG GAGGTTGTGATAATGCATTGGGCATGTGAGAAGATAACAGCATCAACAACTCTTCCAGATACAGTCCTTCTTGATGGTCTGCTTGATAAG CTCAGGCTATGTAAAGGGATATCATATGCTGCAGTGGCAGCTCATGCAGATAACAGTGGTCGACGAAGGTTGGCTGCAATGCTCGTTGATCATGAGTCACAGTCCTCTAAGCAG ATCCCCTTGTTGCTCAGCATCGATGAACAAGACAAAGCAttatcaaaggcaattgaaagtgGCGATACCGATCTTGTGTACCTTGTGCTATTCCATATTTGGCAGAAGGTAGCTGTAGAGAAG AAAGCTCCTTTGGATTTTTTTGGTGTTATAAATGCAAGGCCTGTGGCTAGAGATTTGTTTATGGCATATGCAAG ACATTCTAAGCATGAAGAATTGAAGGACTTCTTTTTATCGACTGGGAGACTTCAA GATGCCGCCTTTCTTTTGTTGAAGGAATCATGGGAATTGGAGAAGAACCCCATGGCAAGCAAGGGGTCTCCTCTCCATGGTCCACAAGTGAGGCTCATTGAGCAGGCCCATAGACTTTTTGCTGAAACCAAGGAACATGTTTTTGAGTCCAAAGCTTCTGAAGAGCATGCCAAATTGCTAAG GCATATGCTCGGATGGGCATGGCGAAGGAGGCCCAAGATGCAGCCTCACAAGCTAAAGATAGTGATGAGCTATTTGGCCGCCTAA